ATCCATGGGGATCTACTTTATCGAAGATCCCGACGGTTACTGGTTGGAGATTGTACCGAAACGCTAAGAGTCCAAAAAAGTCATCTGCTCTCTGTGGGTACTCCCCACGGAAAGCAGATGACTTTCTTTATTTCTATTCTCTTTTCTTTTCGTTTCTGTCAGCCTTTACCAATATCTTACATAATATGTAACACGAACGGAACTGACACAAACCGGAACTCCTGTCTGCTGTGCTTCGATCATCTGTCCACCACCGATGTAAATTGCTACATGTCCCGGTGTCCAACAGATATCTCCCGGCTGCGGATTGGAAACAATCGTTCCTCCTGCAAGCTGTTCACTGGATGTTCTCGGAATACTGATTCCTGCAACTCTGTGACAATACTGGGTCAGACCGGAACAGTCAAGTCCGACTCCCGGAGTGGTTCCGCCCCATACATAAGGCACACCCAACTGGGAATAAGCTGCACTGACAATCGTTGATGCCGCACTGGAATTATTACTCGGTGCAGCCGGTGTCGGTGTAACCGTTGTATTGCCGGTGTTGGTGTTTCCACTGTTGGTTCCGCCGTTGCTGGTATTTCCGCTGTTGGAATTACCGCGATTGCTGTTATTTGCTGCGGCTGCTGCCTGCTTTGCAGCTTCTTCTGCCGCTTTTCTTGCAGCTTCCGCTGCTGCTTCCTGGATCTGCTTATCCAGATCAGCCACCTCCGCCTGCTTGCTTTCCAGCGTTGCACTTAAAGTCTTCTGCTGTTTCTCATAATCAGCCTGCATGGTCTCCAGATTCTTCATCTCTGTCTCCAGAGTATCTTTTAGATCTGCGACCTGCTGCTTGGTCTTTACATATTCTTCCAGCATCTTACGGTCATATTCATGAACGCTCTTGATGTAATCTGCCTGGTTCAGCATCTCTGCAATACTTCCGGAACTTAAAATCCGTTCCAGTGCAGATCCATCACCTTCTTCATACATATATTTAATACGAAGCTTCATGTCTTCCTGCTGCTGGTCTTCTTTTTCCTGAGCAGCTTTCAGATCTGCCTCTGCCTGAGTGATCTCCTCCCCTTTGGCAACCATATCATTCTCCAGCTGGTTAATCTTTGCCATCAGGTCTGTCAACTGTGACTGTAGAGAAGATACCTGCTGTTCTGCCGCACTTTTCTGTTTCTTCAGGTCTGCCTCTGACGGCGCCGCAAATACAGGTGTAACAGCCAGTGAACATGCCAGCGCTGTTGCGATGAACGCATTATGTATTCTTTTCATTATAACTCACCTATCCTTATATCAATTATCTATGTCCCCACATATAGTTACACTATACCTTATAATCTTCCTTTTTTCAACACTTTTCTGGTATACGTAACCGGCAGGGATCAGGAATTTACCTATTTGAAATGAATTATAATACATCCGCCACAAAATTGCAATATTTTTAATATTTCCGTAATATTTTACCAATTCTGTAAAATCAACCTTTGTTCAGCCGCTGTAGGACTAAAAATGCTATACGGTACATTTTTCTGCATTTCCAGCTT
This window of the Mediterraneibacter butyricigenes genome carries:
- a CDS encoding C40 family peptidase, with the protein product MKRIHNAFIATALACSLAVTPVFAAPSEADLKKQKSAAEQQVSSLQSQLTDLMAKINQLENDMVAKGEEITQAEADLKAAQEKEDQQQEDMKLRIKYMYEEGDGSALERILSSGSIAEMLNQADYIKSVHEYDRKMLEEYVKTKQQVADLKDTLETEMKNLETMQADYEKQQKTLSATLESKQAEVADLDKQIQEAAAEAARKAAEEAAKQAAAAANNSNRGNSNSGNTSNGGTNSGNTNTGNTTVTPTPAAPSNNSSAASTIVSAAYSQLGVPYVWGGTTPGVGLDCSGLTQYCHRVAGISIPRTSSEQLAGGTIVSNPQPGDICWTPGHVAIYIGGGQMIEAQQTGVPVCVSSVRVTYYVRYW